In the genome of Pseudanabaena mucicola str. Chao 1806, the window ATAAATATCTCATCATCGATATATTTGCTGACTAGTTTTAATCGCCCGCCCGTCATCGTCTCTAAGCCAGTATCCGCCAATGTCACGGCAAAATCTTGATCACTGTGCATATGATATTGCACTTGCAATTGTTGACCTAAGCGAATTGTGAAGTCATTATTCATGGCTTCGTAATTCAGGAAGTATTCCTTAATCATATTGCCGCGATATCCTAAACAGAGGACGAAATCACTTAAACCATAATGGGCAAATAGTTTCATAATGTGCCAGAGAATCGGTCTTCCCCCAATCTCAACTAGTGGTTTAGGACGATATTCAGTTTCTTCTCGCAGTCTTGTACCCTGTCCGCCACAAAATAAGATAACTTTCATTTGCACTCACCCTCCATCAGTTCCTGATTTTATCGCAGTCGTATTCAAAGTACAGCGCTTTAATCTGTTATAGAGTTTTTCAAGAAAGCATGGCTATATAGGCTTAGTTTCCCACCTATCCCTGCTTAGTCAACCAATGCCAAGAGAATATTACAATAATGCTGGTCTTGTAAGATGAGTTGTAGCAGTGAATAAAAAAAGTTTAATCACCATATTTTTTATCCTTATAACGATTTTTAGTATTTGGATTACTTTCACTCATATCGACTGGTTGAATCAAATTCAGGCGATCGCCCAAGAATCGGGAATATGGGGCTATGCGTTTTTTGTGATTACTTACGCGATCGCTACGTTACTTATCTTACCCGTGACCGCTTTTAATATTGCAGGTGGAGCACTCTATGGTGGTATTGAGGGTTTATTAATAACATCCCTAGGAGCATTACTTTCAGCATTACTGGGTTTTATCTTGGCGCGATCGCTAAACTTTAGTGCTGATGATGAGCGTTGGGCAAAGATTAGCCAAAAGCTTGAGGATGGTGGTATTGCTTACTCCTTTGCCGCGAGACTACTGCCGATCATTCCCTATGGAGTAGTTAGTTTTGCCGCAGGCTTGAGTCCGATTAAGCGTCGTGATTATTTAATAGGAACTTTACTGGGTACACCATTGGGAATTGCCCCTTTTGTATTTTTGGGGAGTACAGGGGTACAAATGGGAACTAGTGATGATGTGCTACCTTTATTGGCTAGTAGCATGGGGCTAGCGGTGTTGATTGCAGTAGGCACATGGTACAAATCCAGCCAAAACTGAATCCCAAATTAAA includes:
- a CDS encoding TVP38/TMEM64 family protein, whose translation is MNKKSLITIFFILITIFSIWITFTHIDWLNQIQAIAQESGIWGYAFFVITYAIATLLILPVTAFNIAGGALYGGIEGLLITSLGALLSALLGFILARSLNFSADDERWAKISQKLEDGGIAYSFAARLLPIIPYGVVSFAAGLSPIKRRDYLIGTLLGTPLGIAPFVFLGSTGVQMGTSDDVLPLLASSMGLAVLIAVGTWYKSSQN